A genomic window from Leuconostoc kimchii IMSNU 11154 includes:
- a CDS encoding ArsR/SmtB family transcription factor, with amino-acid sequence MFEQAVNYKNGLYEELSKIGKGLSSDRRLEILDLLTQAPKSVETIANGVGISVANASRHLQILKDSHLVKTKRKGNHIIYSLSSPKISDLVHLLTDIGNSELSDMKTIQDKSDAQDNVKTISLKQAQEEYKNCFVLDVRPSDEYAAGHIQSAINVPLETLKESMPKLPKDQKIIVYCRGRLCANSNIATQILNRNGFDAVSLNSSHYDWNKITE; translated from the coding sequence ATGTTTGAACAAGCAGTTAACTACAAAAATGGACTATATGAAGAACTGTCTAAAATTGGTAAGGGGCTAAGCAGTGATCGACGATTAGAAATTCTTGATCTTTTAACTCAAGCACCCAAATCAGTTGAAACTATTGCCAACGGGGTCGGAATAAGTGTAGCTAACGCCTCACGCCATCTACAAATATTGAAGGACAGTCATCTGGTTAAAACAAAACGAAAAGGCAATCATATTATTTATAGCCTTAGTTCTCCCAAAATTAGTGATCTTGTGCACCTATTAACCGACATTGGTAACAGTGAACTTTCAGATATGAAAACAATTCAGGATAAATCAGACGCTCAAGATAACGTTAAAACCATTTCGTTAAAGCAAGCTCAAGAAGAATACAAAAATTGCTTTGTCCTTGATGTACGACCTTCTGATGAATATGCAGCAGGCCACATACAATCGGCAATTAATGTCCCATTGGAAACATTAAAAGAATCAATGCCCAAATTACCTAAAGATCAAAAGATTATTGTTTATTGCCGTGGAAGACTATGTGCTAATTCCAACATTGCCACACAGATCTTAAATAGAAATGGTTTTGACGCAGTTAGTTTAAATTCAAGTCACTATGATTGGAATAAAATAACAGAATAA
- a CDS encoding thioredoxin family protein: MSTIDKTLTLINFENNWCAQCYTQRPIINKISHDFNSYLNVRVVNSDAHPELAKKYNVYSAPSTILLRDGRIVEKITRFIDQSQLTTLIKYYL; this comes from the coding sequence TTGTCTACTATTGATAAAACGCTAACCTTAATTAATTTTGAGAATAATTGGTGCGCCCAGTGTTATACGCAGCGACCAATAATAAATAAGATTAGCCATGACTTTAATTCATATTTAAACGTTCGGGTAGTGAATTCAGATGCTCACCCAGAACTAGCAAAAAAATACAATGTTTATTCCGCACCCAGTACTATTTTGCTGCGTGATGGAAGAATCGTTGAAAAAATTACCCGTTTTATTGATCAATCACAATTAACAACTTTAATTAAATATTACCTATAA
- the trxA gene encoding thioredoxin — protein MVKNLTDKDFVKETSTGVTLTDFWATWCPPCRMQGPIIEQLDKEIGDKVKITKMDVDANQETPIAFGIMSIPTLIIKKDGQVVDKLVGLQSKDQLKTVLAQYTN, from the coding sequence ATGGTTAAGAACTTAACTGACAAAGACTTTGTGAAAGAAACTAGTACCGGTGTTACATTAACTGATTTTTGGGCTACTTGGTGTCCTCCATGTCGAATGCAAGGACCGATTATTGAACAACTTGATAAAGAAATTGGCGATAAAGTCAAAATCACTAAAATGGACGTAGATGCAAATCAAGAAACACCAATAGCATTTGGAATTATGTCTATTCCAACCTTAATTATCAAAAAAGATGGCCAAGTAGTTGATAAGCTGGTTGGCCTCCAAAGTAAGGACCAACTTAAAACCGTTCTTGCTCAATATACTAATTAG
- a CDS encoding thioredoxin family protein has protein sequence MEQLSVMNKKEFDKKLKNGKYILVFIASWCPDCSFIKPHLPEIEQEFKDYTFISVDRDENTELAQELNIFGIPSFVIFRDGQEIGRLVNKDRKTKEEVENFITNTIN, from the coding sequence ATGGAACAACTATCAGTAATGAATAAAAAAGAATTTGATAAAAAACTGAAGAATGGAAAATATATTTTAGTGTTTATAGCTTCTTGGTGCCCTGATTGTAGCTTTATCAAGCCTCATCTACCAGAAATTGAACAAGAATTCAAAGATTACACTTTCATCAGTGTCGATCGTGATGAGAATACCGAATTGGCTCAAGAACTAAACATCTTTGGTATTCCAAGCTTCGTTATTTTTAGAGATGGGCAAGAAATCGGAAGACTTGTCAATAAAGATCGGAAGACTAAAGAAGAAGTCGAAAACTTCATTACCAACACTATTAACTAA
- the trxB gene encoding thioredoxin-disulfide reductase, whose protein sequence is MRKYHVVVIGAGPGGMTAALYAARANLNVAMLDRGIYGGQMNNTDDIENYPGFTTIKGPELGEKMYQGTVKAGVNFVYGDVQNVTVDDQQMKHIQTDSDELVASAVIIATGSNNRKLGVPGEEKFSGKGVSYCAVCDGSFFKGKNVTVVGGGDSAISEGLYLANVTDGVNVIHRRDRLRAQKVLQNRAFDNDKIDFTWNTSVTEILGDENHVTGVKIHNNQVGDDTTLDTDGVFVYVGNFPNSQIFNNLNITDQAGWIITNDQMETTIPGIYAIGDVRQKQLRQITTAVGDGGIAGQNAFEYFEAIKHRQTVKD, encoded by the coding sequence ATGAGGAAATATCATGTAGTAGTGATTGGGGCCGGTCCTGGTGGAATGACCGCTGCCTTATATGCAGCACGAGCTAATTTAAATGTAGCAATGCTTGATCGCGGTATTTATGGTGGACAAATGAACAACACCGATGACATTGAAAACTACCCTGGTTTTACAACAATTAAGGGTCCTGAACTTGGTGAGAAAATGTATCAAGGAACCGTTAAGGCCGGAGTAAATTTTGTATATGGTGATGTCCAAAACGTTACCGTTGATGATCAACAAATGAAGCATATTCAAACCGATAGTGACGAGTTAGTAGCAAGCGCAGTAATTATTGCAACAGGATCTAATAATCGAAAATTAGGTGTACCAGGTGAAGAAAAGTTCTCCGGAAAAGGGGTTTCTTACTGTGCAGTATGTGATGGTTCTTTCTTTAAAGGAAAGAATGTTACTGTAGTTGGCGGTGGTGATTCAGCAATTTCTGAAGGATTGTACTTAGCTAATGTCACTGATGGAGTTAATGTCATTCATCGTCGCGATCGGTTACGGGCACAAAAGGTATTACAAAATCGTGCTTTTGATAACGATAAGATAGATTTCACTTGGAATACTAGTGTGACAGAGATTTTAGGTGATGAAAATCATGTTACTGGAGTAAAAATCCATAACAATCAGGTCGGTGATGATACAACTCTAGACACTGATGGAGTTTTCGTTTATGTCGGTAACTTTCCAAATAGCCAAATTTTCAATAATTTAAATATTACCGATCAAGCTGGTTGGATTATAACTAACGATCAAATGGAAACAACAATTCCTGGAATCTATGCAATTGGTGATGTCCGGCAAAAGCAACTGCGGCAAATTACAACTGCGGTTGGCGATGGTGGTATTGCTGGGCAAAACGCCTTTGAATATTTCGAAGCCATAAAGCATCGGCAAACGGTTAAAGATTAA
- a CDS encoding DsbA family oxidoreductase: MEIKYWSDIACPFCYIGSNRMKRAMKEIGIYDTTELEFKSFELNPATPKETDEGYINHFTQGNKAMEPQAKKQMAYIEQMAHNDGLPMDLDSVVPTNTMDAHRIIKFAEAKNDPDLTERVIRRFYQVYFSDGQSISDHDVLLNAAMEAGLAKDEVEKVLNSNQYHQAVVNDEAEAQQSGIHAAPFFVINNKYAISGAQPYEVFVKALKRVQEEEN, from the coding sequence ATGGAAATCAAATATTGGTCAGACATTGCTTGCCCCTTTTGTTATATCGGTTCTAATCGAATGAAACGAGCAATGAAGGAAATTGGTATTTATGACACAACTGAATTAGAGTTCAAATCATTCGAGCTTAACCCTGCAACACCAAAGGAAACCGATGAAGGATACATTAATCACTTCACTCAGGGAAATAAGGCAATGGAGCCACAGGCCAAAAAGCAAATGGCTTACATCGAACAAATGGCGCATAACGATGGTCTACCAATGGATCTTGACAGTGTAGTACCTACAAATACTATGGATGCGCACCGGATTATTAAATTCGCAGAAGCTAAAAATGATCCTGATTTGACTGAACGAGTAATTAGACGCTTCTACCAAGTTTACTTTAGTGATGGTCAATCGATTTCTGACCATGATGTGCTATTAAATGCGGCAATGGAAGCTGGGCTTGCTAAAGACGAAGTAGAAAAAGTGCTTAATTCTAACCAATATCATCAAGCTGTGGTCAATGACGAGGCGGAGGCTCAACAATCCGGTATTCATGCTGCACCTTTTTTTGTAATCAATAATAAGTATGCAATTAGTGGTGCCCAACCATATGAAGTCTTTGTTAAAGCCTTAAAGCGAGTTCAAGAAGAAGAAAATTAG
- a CDS encoding dihydrolipoyl dehydrogenase family protein, whose translation MKFDYVVIGSGPSVYRFLLGMQNSGKKIAVVEKNRFGGICPNEGCEPKIFLEGAARATLTSMRLQGKGITQPAKLDWKELIQQKNKAMASFLNNMQSMYEGLGATTIKGEASFVDQHTIEVNNKKITADNFVIATGKKPHPLNIPGHEYLLTSTNLFELEDTPKNVAIIGSGYVGMEFATLLSAAGVKVTVIVRSGQPLEGFYSQHVHQLVDEMKNSLGINFIFNTNVTAVTEAQTGYEVQSANGNLGTFDKVINASGRVPEINALKLDNAGVEYSNRGIKVDKYLTTSANNIYAMGDIVDKTVPALTSTAQFEADYLSALLTNKTTEPLRYPVIGTVTFTFPQLAQAGISIDKAKEDSNYSIKDIDITQGDFFYAGTDDHARLSLVFDKQNHLVGAAEISQTAVDDINALIPVMAIDVDPKVWKEKMIMAFPGLAYKIRTLI comes from the coding sequence ATGAAGTTTGACTACGTTGTTATTGGCAGTGGGCCATCAGTTTATCGTTTCCTATTGGGAATGCAGAATAGCGGAAAGAAAATCGCGGTTGTTGAAAAGAATCGGTTTGGCGGAATTTGCCCTAACGAAGGCTGCGAACCCAAGATTTTCTTAGAAGGAGCAGCACGAGCAACCTTAACTTCAATGCGTTTGCAAGGTAAGGGAATTACTCAACCAGCTAAGCTTGACTGGAAAGAACTTATTCAGCAAAAGAATAAGGCTATGGCGTCATTCCTAAATAATATGCAAAGTATGTATGAAGGCCTGGGTGCGACTACCATCAAGGGTGAAGCATCATTTGTTGATCAACATACCATTGAAGTTAATAATAAAAAAATCACTGCTGATAATTTTGTAATCGCAACCGGAAAAAAGCCGCATCCTCTTAACATTCCTGGCCACGAGTACCTACTTACTAGTACTAACCTTTTTGAACTCGAAGATACTCCAAAGAACGTCGCAATTATCGGAAGTGGTTACGTTGGTATGGAATTTGCTACATTGTTGTCTGCTGCCGGGGTTAAAGTAACCGTTATTGTCCGATCCGGCCAACCGCTAGAGGGATTTTACAGCCAACACGTTCATCAGTTAGTTGATGAAATGAAAAACTCACTTGGTATTAATTTTATATTTAACACAAATGTTACAGCTGTTACCGAAGCACAAACTGGCTATGAGGTTCAATCAGCTAACGGCAACCTTGGCACTTTTGATAAAGTTATTAATGCCAGTGGTAGAGTTCCTGAAATTAATGCATTGAAACTTGATAATGCTGGTGTAGAGTATAGCAACCGCGGAATTAAAGTTGATAAATATTTGACCACATCAGCAAATAACATTTACGCAATGGGCGATATTGTTGATAAAACCGTACCAGCATTAACCTCTACGGCACAGTTTGAAGCAGACTACTTAAGTGCCTTACTTACTAATAAAACAACTGAACCTCTTAGGTACCCAGTAATTGGAACCGTTACGTTCACATTCCCCCAACTCGCTCAAGCTGGAATTAGTATTGATAAAGCAAAGGAAGACAGTAATTATTCAATTAAAGATATTGATATTACTCAAGGTGACTTTTTTTATGCTGGAACAGATGATCACGCACGATTATCATTAGTCTTTGACAAGCAAAATCATCTCGTGGGCGCTGCTGAAATTAGCCAAACAGCAGTAGATGATATCAATGCACTAATTCCTGTTATGGCAATTGATGTTGATCCAAAGGTTTGGAAAGAAAAGATGATAATGGCTTTCCCTGGTTTAGCATATAAAATTAGAACATTAATTTAA